The nucleotide window CCTGAGGGGGGAGATCAGCGCCCGGCATGTGCTCGCCGTCACCTTCACCGCGCGGGCCGCCGCCGAGATGCGGGCCCGGCTCACCGGGCTCGGCGTCTCCCGGGTGCAGGCCCGCACGTTCCACGCGGCGGCGCTGCGCCAGGTCCGCTACTTCGCGCCCCGGCTGCTCGAGGGCCGGGCGATGCCGGAGCTGGTGGAGAGCAAGGCCCGGCTGGTCGCCCTCGCGGCCAACCGGGTGGGCGTCCGCGCCGACCGCACGGCCGCCCGCGACCTGGCCGGCGAGATCGAGTGGGCGAAATCCTCCCTGGTCGAGCCCGGTGAGTACGTCGTCGCCGCGGCCAAGGCGCTGCGCGAGCCGCCATATGAGGCCGCAAAGGTCGCCGAGATATTCGGTGCCTACGAGTCCCTGAAGCGCCGCCAGGGCGTCATCGACTTCGAGGACATGCTCCGCGCCGCCGTCTGGGGCATCGAGGAGCACCCGGACGTGGCCGAGCAGGTCCGCTCGCAGTACCGGCACTTCGTGGTCGACGAGTACCAGGACGTTAATCCGCTCCAGCAGCGGCTGCTGGAGGCCTGGCTCGGCGGCCGCGACGACATCACCGTCGTCGGCGACGCCAGCCAGACCATCTACTCGTTCACCGGTGCCACCTCGTCATATCTGGTCGACTTCCCGCGGCAGCGCCGCGAGGCGGTGGTGGTCCGGCTGGTCCGTGACTACCGCTCGACCCCGCAGGTCGTCGGCCTGGCCAACGCGGTGATCAAACAGGCCCGCGGCACCGAGGCCAAGCTGCGGCTCGAGCTGATCGGGCAGCGCCCGCCCGGCGCCGAGCCCGATCTCAAGATCTTCCCGGACGAGCCCGCCGAGGCCGTCGCCGTCGCCCGTCGCTGCCGCGACCTGATCTCCGCGGGCACCCCGGCGAGCGAGATCGCCGTGCTGTTCCGGACGAACGCCCAGTCCGAGGCCTACGAGAAGGCGCTCGCCGAGCTCGAGGTCCCCTATGTGATCCGCGGCGCCGAGCGCTTCTTCGAACGCACCGAGATCCGGCAGGCGATGATCGCGTTGCGCTCGGCCGTGCGCTCGACGCCGGGGGAGACCCCGCTGGTGCAGGCCGTCGTCGAGGCGCTCAGCGCGACCGGCTGGGCCCGGGACCGGCCGCCGCCGGGCGGTGCGCAGCGCGAGCAGTGGGAGGCGCTGGCCGCGCTTGTCGCGCTCGCCGAAGACTACGCCCGCTCGCCCGACCTGCTGCCGCTCGGCCAGGCCGGCGCGGTCCAGGTCGACCTGTCGCTGTCGGGGTTCTGCGAGGAGCTGTCCCGCCGCGCCGAGCAGCAGCACGCCCCGACGGTCGAGGGTGTGACGCTCGCCTCACTGCACTCCGCGAAGGGCCTCGAGTGGGACGCGGTCTTCCTCGTCGGGCTGGCCGAGGGCACCCTGCCGACGACCTATGCGAAGACCCCCGAGCAGATCGAGGAGGAGCGCCGCCTGCTCTACGTCGGGGTGACCCGGGCCCGGCAGTGGCTTTGGCTCTCCTACGGCCAGTCCCGCTCGCCCGGCGGCCGTGCCCGGCGGCCGTGCCGGTTCCTGCCGCAGCTCGGCCAGCGCGGCAACGGGCTGGAGAAGGCGGGCGAGCGCGGCGTGAGTCGGAAACCCGTCAATCGCCGGAACCTGGTGGTCTCCTGCCGGATCTGCGGCGGGACCCTGCTGGCGGGGGCGGACCGCAAGCTGGGCCGCTGCCCGACCTGCCCGTCCGATATCGACGAAGAGCTTTACGAGCGCCTGCTGGCGTGGCGCGCCGCCACCGCGGCGGAGCAGAAAGTCCCTGCATACGTCGTGTTCACCGACGCCACGATCGTGGCGATCGCGGAGCGCCGGCCGGGCGCCCCGCCGGAGCTGCTGGCGATCGCCGGGATCGGCCCCCGCAAACTCGGCCAGTACGGTGCCGCGGTGTTCGCTCTGGTGAGCGGCGACACCCCGCCGGGCGATGGCCCAGAAAACTTTGAAAACTAGTGCGTTAATTCGTTTGCCCTCCCCGGGCGGGCGGGCTTAGCCTCAGTGCACACCTGATGAGCGCGGGTTAAAACCGTGTTCATCAGTACCGAGAAACATCCGAGCGCAAGGCGATGGAGGAGGTGGCACCGATGAAGCTCAACTACACGATCGAGCGACCGTCGACGCTGCTTGCTGCTGTCTGCGCTCCGTCCGCTTCGTGGCTGCCCGAGTCCGCCCCCGTGGCGCTCGTGGCCGTTGAGCGGGCCCCGGCTCCGCAGGCGCACCAGATCCAGATCCAGGCCGAGCTGGTCCGGACTCTGGCAGTCGTCGATGGAAGCTACGGGACCACTGGGTTCGTGGGCAGCAACGGCACCTCCAAGCGCATGACGGATGGTGCCAGCGGTGTCCCGCCTCGAGGAAGGCCGGTCTAACAGACCAACCGGCTCACCTCGAGGCCGCGGAACCCGTAACCGGGATCCGCGGCCTTAATTTTTTTGCCGGCTCACCGGCCGGTGCACGACCTGTATCGCGATCCAGAAGATCGAGAAGAAGAGAGAGGTGACCGGGCTTTATGAGTCTGGCGCTGGCCCCACTCGACCTGAGCGTCGAGCTTGAGGCAAACCTGCCCTGTCGGAAGTTCGACCCGGACCTTTGGTTCTCGGACTCCCCGGCCCAGCTGGAGCTGGCCAAGTCGCTCTGCGGGGA belongs to Amorphoplanes digitatis and includes:
- a CDS encoding ATP-dependent DNA helicase UvrD2; the protein is MTAERVLAGLDPDQRRAVTAPAGPVCILAGAGTGKTRAITHRIAYRTLRGEISARHVLAVTFTARAAAEMRARLTGLGVSRVQARTFHAAALRQVRYFAPRLLEGRAMPELVESKARLVALAANRVGVRADRTAARDLAGEIEWAKSSLVEPGEYVVAAAKALREPPYEAAKVAEIFGAYESLKRRQGVIDFEDMLRAAVWGIEEHPDVAEQVRSQYRHFVVDEYQDVNPLQQRLLEAWLGGRDDITVVGDASQTIYSFTGATSSYLVDFPRQRREAVVVRLVRDYRSTPQVVGLANAVIKQARGTEAKLRLELIGQRPPGAEPDLKIFPDEPAEAVAVARRCRDLISAGTPASEIAVLFRTNAQSEAYEKALAELEVPYVIRGAERFFERTEIRQAMIALRSAVRSTPGETPLVQAVVEALSATGWARDRPPPGGAQREQWEALAALVALAEDYARSPDLLPLGQAGAVQVDLSLSGFCEELSRRAEQQHAPTVEGVTLASLHSAKGLEWDAVFLVGLAEGTLPTTYAKTPEQIEEERRLLYVGVTRARQWLWLSYGQSRSPGGRARRPCRFLPQLGQRGNGLEKAGERGVSRKPVNRRNLVVSCRICGGTLLAGADRKLGRCPTCPSDIDEELYERLLAWRAATAAEQKVPAYVVFTDATIVAIAERRPGAPPELLAIAGIGPRKLGQYGAAVFALVSGDTPPGDGPENFEN